A part of Crassostrea angulata isolate pt1a10 chromosome 5, ASM2561291v2, whole genome shotgun sequence genomic DNA contains:
- the LOC128184625 gene encoding uncharacterized protein LOC128184625: MSQDDIYMYIYRDPLILKFGKRLYENKDIQEHTSNHISCRMRELGRLIGEAKKTPEWGIQKIEDCFSPEKFNNVVSCVKSLAGFSEDTHMYATPSLALKIGYSLQRCARIYRSDGIIESDITKQENGSAFIQLYESDWNDLISSRARQTLSEKKYNAPKMLPLSEDVYKLNSYLKEKIKELLMKLSNDSAFYIELAKMTLCHITLFNRKRGGDVQRITVDNYKQAIEAQNSVPYDDELKSSLSDVEIELCRSLTRIELKDKQERKVAILLTPEMIKCIDLLMQKRSNANVCGKYLFARPSPSTRTLRASDVLNEICGKIELRYGNIITYTNLRKHIATMAQIHELSENGQDQLAKFLGYDIRIHREIYRQPLDIIQKTKISKMLMLINEGKNVTEMPFNNQEEVKEIDGSCADESDGEMDYQTDKDSLHNKSAQEKRKAPSDGRSTDENSAGKRHKTQKKPWNPSEMNSVNKHFSHFIAMSKVPGKNDIENVLKKDKILSKRTWRNVKDQVYNLIKKQRKC, from the exons ATGTCTCAAGATgacatttatatgtatatatatcgcGATCCACTCATACTGAAATTTGGGAAGCGTCTGTATGAAAATAAGGACATCCAGGAACATACATCTAACCACATCAGCTGCAGAATGAGAGAACTAGGCAGACTAATTGGAGAAGCCAAAAAGACACCTGAATGGGGTATCCAGAAGATTGAGGATTGTTTTAGTCCTGAGAAATTTAACAATGTTGTGTCGTGTGTGAAGTCCCTTGCAGGATTTAGTGAAGATACACATATGTATGCAACTCCTTCACTGGCACTGAAAATAGGGTATAGTCTTCAACGATGTGCAAGGATTTATAGATCAGATGGAATTATTGAGTCAGATATAACAAAACAAGAGAATGGTTCAGCTTTCATTCAGCTGTATGAGTCTGATTGGAACGATCTCATCTCTTCCCGTGCACGACAAACTTTGAGTGAGAAAAAGTATAATGCGCCAAAAATGTTACCTCTAAGCGAGGATGTGTACAAGCTTAATTCCTAcctaaaagaaaaaatcaaagaacTTTTGATGAAATTGTCGAATGATTCAGCTTTCTACATTGAGCTGGCAAAGATGACGCTATGTCACATAACTCTTTTTAACAGGAAGCGTGGAGGCGATGTGCAGCGTATTACTGTAGACAATTACAAGCAAGCTATTGAAGCACAAAACAGTGTTCCCTACGATGACGAACTTAAATCAAGTTTGTCAGACGTGGAAATTGAGCTTTGTCGTTCTTTGACTCGAATTGAACTCAAAGACAAACAGGAAAGAAAAGTTGCAATATTACTTACTCCAGAGATGATTAAATGCATTGATCTCTTAATGCAGAAAAGAAGTAATGCAAATGTTTgtggaaaatatttatttgctaGACCATCACCCTCCACACGAACACTAAGGGCAAGTGACGTATTGAATGAAATATGTGGGAAAATAGAATTGCGCTATGGAAACATTATAACCTATACAAACCTCAGAAAACACATTGCCACAATGGCACAAATCCATGAGCTTAGTGAAAACGGTCAGGACCAATTAGCCAAATTCCTTGGCTATGACATAAGAATCCACAGAGAAATTTATCGGCAACCATTGGATATCATTCAAAAAACAAAGATTTCCAAGATGTTAATGCTAATTAACGAGGGGAAAAATGTCACGGAGATGCCATTTAATAATCAGG aagaGGTAAAGGAAATTGACGGGTCCTGTGCTGATGAGAGTGATGGAGAAATGGATTACCAGACTGATAAAGACAGTCTTCATAATAAAAGCGCTCAAG AGAAAAGGAAAGCACCCTCTGATGGCAGATCTACCGATGAAAATTCTGCAGGCAAACGTCACAAAACACAGAAAAAACCATGGAATCCATCTGAAATGAATTCAGTCAACAAGCATTTTTCCCATTTTATTGCAATGTCCAAAGTTCCTGGCAAGAACGATATcgagaatgttttaaaaaaggataaaatcCTTTCCAAAAGAACATGGAGAAATGTGAAAGATCAAGTGTACAACcttataaaaaaacaaagaaaatgctGA